One Streptomyces lincolnensis genomic region harbors:
- a CDS encoding ATP-binding protein produces the protein MDDATDGRRGFGTARLGAMILFPAPESVPRARRWFRKLIAPYNPACSIEDCTLMVSELVTNAVLYGRADELWWVRLEWYRVETALRIEVHNPGFPANVRLRRPEANDAHGRGLLLVDSIAESWHAGPSRFGGTVVSAVVADAWPTNENFGHVLL, from the coding sequence ATGGATGACGCCACCGATGGCCGTCGCGGCTTCGGTACCGCACGTCTCGGAGCGATGATCCTGTTTCCGGCGCCAGAGTCGGTCCCCCGAGCCCGACGATGGTTCCGGAAGCTCATTGCCCCGTACAACCCGGCCTGCTCGATCGAGGACTGCACGCTGATGGTCTCCGAGCTGGTCACCAATGCCGTTCTCTACGGACGGGCAGATGAGCTCTGGTGGGTGCGCCTTGAGTGGTACCGCGTGGAGACGGCGCTTCGGATCGAGGTGCACAATCCGGGCTTCCCGGCGAACGTGCGGCTGCGGCGCCCAGAGGCCAACGACGCGCACGGCCGGGGCCTGTTGCTGGTCGACTCCATCGCAGAGTCGTGGCACGCCGGGCCCAGTCGATTCGGTGGGACGGTGGTGTCCGCCGTCGTGGCTGACGCCTGGCCGACGAATGAGAACTTCGGCCACGTCCTACTGTGA
- a CDS encoding GntR family transcriptional regulator produces MAYEVEPPKYVRLAQTIQGRIEDGTYPPGTRVPSENQLVQAFGMSRPTVVRALELLKRDGWLESRQGFGTIVRGRPEVVEQQDRRGRAALTRDESQTPGRLIEVGHVPVPARVASALGLPKQAKVLVRRFLVEEDGEAVELVSSYFPAGLVDGTELETSEALSGSVREHLEARKKVRFDHVTERVSARLPDSGEAELLELPEGVPVLSVLVIACDTSGQALQVVDVLLPADRQELEDTYRLN; encoded by the coding sequence ATGGCGTATGAAGTGGAGCCACCGAAGTACGTGCGTCTCGCGCAGACCATCCAAGGTCGCATCGAGGACGGCACGTACCCGCCCGGCACGCGGGTGCCCAGTGAGAACCAGCTGGTGCAGGCTTTCGGGATGTCGCGCCCGACCGTTGTGCGAGCTCTGGAGCTGCTGAAGCGTGACGGCTGGCTGGAGTCCCGGCAGGGATTCGGCACGATCGTGCGGGGGCGCCCCGAGGTCGTCGAGCAGCAGGACCGCCGTGGCCGAGCGGCGCTCACGCGTGACGAGTCGCAGACGCCGGGCCGCCTGATCGAGGTCGGCCACGTGCCCGTACCTGCCCGCGTTGCCTCCGCCCTCGGCCTGCCCAAGCAGGCGAAGGTTCTCGTGCGCCGGTTTCTGGTCGAGGAGGACGGTGAAGCGGTCGAGTTGGTCTCGTCCTACTTCCCCGCCGGCCTGGTCGACGGAACCGAGTTGGAGACGTCCGAAGCGCTGAGCGGCAGCGTCCGCGAGCATCTTGAGGCGCGGAAGAAGGTGCGCTTCGACCACGTGACGGAGCGGGTCTCGGCGAGACTGCCCGACAGTGGAGAGGCTGAACTTCTGGAGCTCCCCGAGGGGGTTCCTGTCCTCAGCGTGCTGGTCATCGCCTGTGACACCTCGGGGCAAGCCTTGCAGGTCGTCGATGTGCTGCTGCCTGCCGACCGGCAAGAGCTGGAAGACACCTATCGGTTGAACTGA
- a CDS encoding FtsK/SpoIIIE domain-containing protein: MTDLVTWAELGGSLVAIGGGAYARHAYPAAYWSTVGLPISAARLLASYTSTMDACGLTVEPPRWRALAIRATTRREVRPVPPRRGLIRPTSTGLRIRLRLAPGQEPADVAASAERLRHAWGVHAVYVRDIKPGVVELRLVGFDVLRKVRMPRRTVSDHLRVPVALREDATAFVRDYRAVPHELVLGATLSGKSMYLRNLLTKLAAQPVVLVGIDCKRGVELAPFAARFSALATDPDQAAELLPVLVKEMEDRYDLIKARQGLAPGIPDEQITSDIWGLPDDERPAPIVLFIDEVAELFLVAARKEEERRDEMVTQLIRLAQLGRAAGIYLEVCGQRFGAELGKGATMLRAQLTGRVCHRVNDEASAKMALGDIAPEAVYAACAIAAELPGLAVVGDTSGGWSRIRTPYLSLDEAAATCREAAHLTPDVPALTPFRPYVPPVPVRDSGPVTAPLPVVE, from the coding sequence GTGACCGACCTCGTGACGTGGGCTGAACTGGGCGGGTCGCTCGTTGCGATAGGCGGCGGGGCCTACGCCCGGCACGCTTACCCGGCGGCGTACTGGTCCACGGTCGGGCTGCCGATCTCGGCGGCACGGCTGCTGGCCTCGTACACCTCGACCATGGACGCCTGCGGCCTCACGGTCGAGCCGCCCAGGTGGCGGGCCCTGGCCATCAGGGCGACGACCCGCCGGGAGGTACGACCCGTGCCTCCGCGCCGGGGACTGATCCGCCCCACCTCGACGGGCCTCCGGATCCGGCTGCGGCTGGCTCCGGGCCAGGAACCGGCGGACGTCGCCGCCTCGGCGGAACGCCTTCGCCATGCGTGGGGCGTGCATGCCGTGTACGTGCGTGACATCAAGCCCGGTGTCGTCGAACTGCGGCTCGTCGGCTTCGACGTCCTGCGTAAGGTGCGGATGCCTCGCCGGACTGTCAGTGATCATCTGCGGGTTCCCGTGGCACTGCGAGAAGACGCCACGGCGTTTGTACGTGACTACCGAGCCGTTCCGCATGAACTCGTCCTCGGCGCCACGCTTTCCGGCAAGTCCATGTACCTGCGGAACCTGCTGACCAAGCTGGCGGCTCAGCCGGTGGTCCTGGTCGGCATCGACTGCAAGCGCGGCGTCGAGCTGGCGCCGTTCGCCGCCAGGTTCTCCGCGCTGGCGACCGACCCTGATCAGGCGGCCGAGCTGCTGCCCGTGCTCGTCAAGGAAATGGAGGATCGCTATGACCTGATCAAGGCCCGACAGGGCCTCGCGCCCGGCATCCCGGATGAACAGATCACCTCGGACATCTGGGGTCTGCCGGATGACGAACGCCCGGCTCCCATCGTGCTGTTCATCGACGAGGTGGCCGAACTCTTCCTCGTCGCCGCACGCAAGGAAGAGGAGCGGAGGGACGAGATGGTCACCCAACTCATCCGGCTCGCTCAACTCGGCCGCGCGGCCGGGATCTATCTGGAGGTCTGCGGCCAGCGGTTCGGTGCTGAGCTAGGCAAGGGAGCGACCATGCTCCGTGCTCAGCTGACGGGCCGTGTCTGCCACCGCGTCAACGACGAAGCCTCCGCGAAGATGGCGCTCGGCGACATCGCCCCCGAGGCGGTCTATGCGGCCTGCGCCATCGCCGCCGAGCTGCCCGGCCTGGCCGTCGTCGGCGACACCTCCGGCGGCTGGTCACGCATCCGTACCCCGTACCTGTCCCTCGATGAGGCTGCGGCCACATGCCGTGAGGCGGCCCACCTCACCCCGGATGTTCCGGCGCTCACTCCCTTCCGGCCGTACGTCCCACCCGTGCCGGTGAGGGACTCCGGGCCGGTGACTGCCCCGCTCCCCGTCGTCGAGTAG
- a CDS encoding DUF1152 domain-containing protein has product MKRLIVAAGGGGDAVAAAMLHAALYGDEDQAVILTYAWDRLLVDPVPGPRGPDNFAGLEQLTPMVWTVPADARPIAPAGSTLPRLAAELPHTFALLDPHHGEEGVTRQLEELVSHLSPESIDLLDVGGDILARGDEPTLKSPLADALTLAACCQVNASVRLLVAGPGLDGELPLDDVRGMLGPLIHTFTAKDVESVSSVLEWHPSEATGMLAATACGVRGTCEVRDAGLPVPLTDEGPTVHQVDLDEALSRNELARAVLTTESLDEVEAYSREICGYSEIDYERNKAAWLSQQSPSRLDSDAILTELDRFEVEARNRGITHTTFRHITEVLNLSGSQLDSIRRLLLGIKPEQHEAPLWKIRRY; this is encoded by the coding sequence ATGAAGCGGTTGATCGTCGCAGCAGGAGGAGGGGGCGACGCAGTCGCCGCCGCAATGCTTCACGCCGCCCTCTACGGCGACGAGGACCAGGCGGTGATCCTCACGTACGCGTGGGACCGCTTGCTCGTCGATCCGGTACCGGGGCCGCGGGGGCCGGACAACTTCGCGGGGCTTGAGCAACTCACCCCAATGGTCTGGACGGTGCCGGCGGACGCCCGCCCGATCGCTCCAGCGGGTTCCACACTCCCCCGGCTTGCGGCAGAGCTCCCGCACACCTTCGCGCTCCTCGACCCGCATCACGGCGAAGAGGGCGTCACACGCCAACTCGAAGAACTCGTCAGCCACCTTTCCCCGGAATCCATCGATCTCCTCGATGTGGGCGGCGACATCCTCGCCCGGGGCGACGAGCCGACGCTGAAGAGCCCGCTAGCCGACGCCCTCACGCTCGCGGCATGCTGCCAAGTGAACGCCTCTGTCCGGCTCTTGGTCGCAGGACCCGGACTGGACGGAGAACTGCCGCTCGACGACGTACGCGGCATGCTCGGCCCGCTCATCCACACCTTCACCGCGAAGGACGTCGAATCGGTCAGCTCGGTACTGGAATGGCACCCCTCCGAGGCAACCGGGATGCTCGCGGCGACGGCCTGCGGCGTACGCGGTACATGCGAAGTCCGAGACGCAGGCTTGCCCGTACCTCTCACGGACGAGGGCCCGACAGTCCACCAGGTCGACCTGGACGAGGCATTGAGCCGGAACGAACTAGCCCGTGCAGTCTTGACGACGGAGAGTTTGGACGAGGTCGAGGCTTACAGCCGCGAGATCTGCGGCTACTCGGAGATCGACTACGAGCGCAACAAGGCCGCATGGCTCAGCCAGCAGTCCCCGTCAAGGCTGGACTCTGATGCGATCCTGACTGAGCTAGACCGCTTTGAGGTCGAGGCTCGAAATCGCGGAATCACTCACACGACGTTTCGCCATATCACCGAAGTTCTGAACCTAAGCGGCTCTCAACTTGATTCCATCCGCAGGCTCTTGCTCGGCATCAAGCCAGAACAGCATGAAGCCCCGCTATGGAAGATCAGAAGGTACTGA
- a CDS encoding GntR family transcriptional regulator, producing the protein MPQIEEAQPKYLQIAHFIRDQILRGDLRPGDEVPSERQLAVDWKVSRPTAARSLEALSHQGLVEKRQGSGTYVRSLEVNRRARELYGRARQTGKIYTPGEYAVITSAGWLDAPDHVAEALGLVKDRRAAHRRRVTNNQDGPITLSTSWFAPDVAERAPKLLDPERIQQGTLMYVESMTGRQGSYAEDRMCARGATDEEASDLQLEYGEAVLIVHHVVFDLQDRPLEFAEAAYPPHRWAFEQGYPLT; encoded by the coding sequence ATGCCTCAGATCGAGGAGGCTCAGCCGAAGTATCTCCAGATCGCGCACTTCATCCGCGATCAGATTCTTCGGGGAGACTTGAGGCCGGGGGACGAGGTGCCCTCGGAACGGCAGTTGGCGGTGGACTGGAAGGTGTCCCGGCCAACGGCTGCACGGTCGTTGGAGGCCCTGAGTCACCAGGGGCTCGTCGAGAAGCGTCAGGGATCGGGCACGTACGTGCGCAGCCTGGAGGTCAACCGGCGGGCACGTGAACTGTACGGCAGGGCCCGACAAACCGGGAAGATCTACACGCCTGGCGAGTACGCGGTGATTACGTCGGCTGGCTGGCTGGACGCACCGGATCATGTCGCCGAAGCCTTGGGCCTGGTCAAGGATCGTCGCGCCGCGCATCGGCGGAGGGTGACCAACAACCAGGACGGACCGATCACGTTGTCCACCTCGTGGTTCGCTCCGGACGTTGCCGAGCGTGCACCCAAGCTCTTGGATCCTGAGCGGATTCAGCAAGGGACGCTCATGTACGTCGAGAGCATGACGGGGCGCCAAGGCAGCTATGCCGAGGACCGGATGTGTGCTCGCGGCGCCACGGACGAAGAAGCGTCGGACCTGCAACTGGAGTATGGGGAAGCCGTCCTGATCGTTCATCACGTCGTCTTCGACCTCCAGGATCGGCCGTTGGAGTTCGCCGAGGCCGCCTATCCCCCGCACCGTTGGGCCTTCGAGCAGGGCTACCCGCTGACCTGA